Proteins from a single region of Gambusia affinis linkage group LG12, SWU_Gaff_1.0, whole genome shotgun sequence:
- the LOC122841374 gene encoding uncharacterized protein LOC122841374, translating into MSDEDHASDIDYIPNSESAETDEDSDVSIPLQPIKSKVGQIQRNPTIPDLTSFLPDSSSVVEPCTSNYWPPFHTDDMGDGTFETFSPAKSTKDSNDKPKCQKEPHKQESSQHTMSAKNYCFVCGRPQSKISRHLKTHKTHAEIAYAFSLPEDSKERKVLLEKMRNKGNFKHNCEVLQSGNGSLKVKRKPKGKIGTFIHCMYCQGMYIRKELWRHVQRCPCKPENEDLNQRHGRTKVLGFAMAQESAFCQEISSGVWKLLGPMKQDDVATVVRNDLTIIQLAQSLYNRHGQDPTKYEYIRQKLREIGRLLICLRSEFSVHNLEEAVKPANFQRVVQAVKIVCGFDEEKHSYQTPSLALKLGHTLQKISDIIHCRALMAEDEELIKSTDTFKKLYTSKWSELVSHTALNTLSHAKYNKPLTLPFTEDVQSLHRYLKESGENAFSILKDEVSPQNYAKLAKVTLAQVIVFNRRRAGEVSKMHLRGFQQRDDSKLHEDVAAGLSKVEKKLCSYFSRVEIIGKRGRKVAVLLSPDVVDALTLLVSKREQCGVCSTNIFLLDQDLKVTTEAKTVCVFMEANGILSLTCANNTTGKDF; encoded by the exons ATGTCAGATGAGGACCATGCATCTGATATTGACTACATACCAAATTCAGAATCTGCAGAAACTGATGAAGACTCAGACGTTAGCATTCCCCTTCAGCCCATCAAGTCTAAAGTTGGACAAATTCAAAGAAACCCAACAATACCCGATCTCACTTCATTTTTGCCAGACTCAAGTTCCGTGGTTGAGCCTTGCACATCAAATTACTGGCCTCCTTTTCACACAGATGATATGGGTGATGGCACATTCGAAACATTCAGCCCAGCCAAGTCTACCAAAGACTCAAATGATAAACCAAAATGTCAAAAGGAGCCTCACAAACAGGAATCCTCACAGCATACTATGAGTGCCAAGAACTACTGCTTTGTGTGTGGTAGGCCACAGAGCAAAATTTCACGCCATTTAAAAACCCACAAGACACATGCTGAAATTGCTTATGCCTTTTCCCTTCCGGAAGACTCAAAAGAGCGCAAGGTTCTTCtagaaaaaatgagaaacaaggGGAACTTCAAACATAACTGTGAGGTTTTACAAAGTGGGAATGGATCGTTGAAAGTTAAGAGAAAGCCGAAAGGAAAGATTGGAACGTTTATACATTGTATGTACTGCCAAGGGATGTACATTCGAAAGGAACTGTGGAGACATGTCCAAAGATGCCCCTGTAAGCCagaaaatgaagatttgaacCAAAGACATGGGAGAACCAAAGTACTGGGTTTTGCTATGGCTCAAGAGTCTGCATTCTGTCAGGAGATTTCAAGTGGGGTTTGGAAGCTCCTTGGTCCCATGAAGCAGGATGATGTAGCCACAGTTGTGAGAAATGACCTGACCATTATTCAGTTGGCCCAGTCTCTCTACAACAGACATGGACAAGACCCTACTAAGTACGAGTACATCCGACAGAAGCTCCGTGAAATTGGACGTCTGTTAATATGTCTACGGTCTGAATTCTCTGTACATAACTTGGAGGAAGCTGTGAAACCTGCTAACTTCCAAAGAGTTGTCCAGGCAGTAAAGATTGTCTGTGGTTTtgatgaagaaaagcattcaTACCAAACACCAAGTCTTGCACTAAAACTGGGACATACACTTCAGAAAATCAGTGACATTATCCATTGCCGAGCACTCATGGCAGAAGATGAAGAACTGATTAAGTCAACAGACACTTTCAAAAAGCTGTATACATCCAAGTGGTCTGAGTTAGTGTCACATACTGCCTTGAACACTCTGAGTCATGCCAAATATAATAAGCCATTAACCTTACCATTCACAGAAGATGTTCAGAGTCTTCATAGGTATCTTAAGGAATCTggagaaaatgcattttctatCTTGAAAGATGAGGTCAGCCCCCAGAATTATGCCAAACTTGCAAAAGTTACTCTTGCACAGGTCATTGTGTTCAATCGAAGACGAGCTGGAGAAGTCTCAAAGATGCATCTCAGAGGTTTCCAGCAGAGAGATGACTCAAAGCTCCATGAAGATGTTGCTGCTGGATTGTCCAAGGTTGAAAAAAAGCTCTGTAGCTACTTTAGTCGTGTTGAAATAATTGGGAAAAGAGGTCGAAAAGTTGCAGTTCTCCTTTCTCCTGATGTGGTGGATGCTCTGACTCTGCTGGTCAGCAAAAGAGAGCAATGTGGTGTTTGCTCCACAAACATCTTTTTGCTCGACCAAGATCTCAAAGTCACTACAGAGGCCAAGACTGTTTGCGTGTTTATGGAAGCCAAT GGAATTTTATCGCTTACCTGTGCCAACAACACAACTGGCAAAGATTTCTAA
- the LOC122841404 gene encoding angiomotin-like 2a isoform X2, whose protein sequence is MSSTEEPSGTVLHRLIQEQLRYGNPTDTRTLLAIQQQALRGGGGSGSNSGPSSGGEMSRTPRSSLESLTQEDPLLPHLSARQEPQGQEHQGDYHHSESGFQLHGEKLPTYEQAKAHSQYLSSHWAHTQLHEGQLVLHDGSFHEEAELLEPKCSHVRSLSEHLMQMSLGRREAAAKAASIKISSHSYPELPYYSPQCLQRMGQNADKRNPPPEYSSPMQGQGFIPHQVQEQVQAQPQRYVQSEHPGELPSYNTFNSLPPAGLEEPNQVELLMMENERLRQELEAHREKTGRIQKLEQEIQRISEAYETLMQGSSKRENLEQTLRRRLVAEIRRLQDFNRDLRENLEKARTHVAKEVEVADHNQNIMSKLLEQNEEQNAERERMEREMQRLRSTVEEQGLRTKRLEDALEAARGRGRQLEDELRRKRAYVEKVERLQSALAQLQSTCEKRESLEMKLRTRLEQELRSLRAQQRQSQPPGLTVNSLQERLREREERILALEADMVRWEQKYLEESTMRQFAMEVAATAAAQSFNEDLPLPDHRNQEMENRIRALYAQILEKDAVIKILNQRLHQDQSRKAEQSPRTNLVNTVGAALRPASSTPSISTACTKVKGKNLSDDQSLPVRQFSAQSEPSTLEKQPEETKPTEETSTTKLINDKAAQKKMLSNPFSGLDDLESEAVEIFI, encoded by the exons ATGTCGTCCACTGAGGAGCCGTCTGGCACGGTCCTACACCGGCTCATCCAGGAGCAGCTCCGCTATGGAAACCCCACGGACACTCGCACCTTACTGGCCATCCAGCAGCAGGCCCTGCGTGGAGGCGGAGGCAGTGGAAGCAACAGTGGACCCAGCAGTGGGGGTGAAATGAGCAGGACCCCCAGATCTTCTCTAGAAAGCCTCACTCAAGAGGATCCGCTGCTTCCCCACCTCTCAGCGAGGCAAGAGCCGCAGGGCCAGGAGCACCAAGGCGACTACCATCACTCAGAAAGCGGCTTTCAGCTGCACGGGGAAAAGCTGCCAACCTATGAGCAGGCCAAAGCACATTCCCAGTACCTGTCCTCTCACTGGGCCCACACGCAGCTCCATGAGGGGCAGCTCGTGTTGCATGACGGATCCTTCCATGAAGAAGCAGAACTGTTGGAGCCAAAATGCAGCCACGTGCGTTCACTCAGCGAGCATCTCATGCAGATGTCTCTGGGGAGACGAGAAGCAGCAGCCAAAGCTGCGTCCATCAAAATCAGCTCCCACAGCTACCCAGAGCTCCCCTACTACAGCCCACAGTGCCTTCAGAGGATGGGGCAAAACGCAGACAAACGCAATCCACCCCCAGAATACAGCAGCCCCATGCAGGGTCAGGGTTTTATCCCTCACCAGGTCCAGGAACAAGTGCAAGCTCAGCCCCAAAG ATATGTCCAGTCTGAACATCCAGGAGAATTACCCAGCTACAACACATTCAACAGCCTGCCACCTGCTGGCTTGGAGGAACCTAACCAGGTGGAGCTCTTGATGATGGAGAATGAGAGACTCAGACAAGAGCTGGAAGCTCACAGGGAGAAAACTGGCCGCATTCAAAAG ctggagcaggagattcAGCGCATTTCCGAGGCTTACGAGACACTGATGCAGGGCAGCAGTAAGAGGGAAAACCTGGAGCAGACGCTGAGGAGGAGGCTGGTGGCTGAGATCAGGAGGCTGCAGGATTTCAACAGAGATCTCAGAG aaaacctggaaaaagCCAGGACCCATGTTGCAAAAGAAGTAGAGGTGGCTGACCACAACCAGAACATCATGTCCAAACTCCTTGAACAAA atgagGAACAGAATGCTGAGCGGGAGCGTATGGAGCGGGAGATGCAGCGCCTGCGATCGACAGTGGAGGAGCAGGGCCTCAGGACAAAGCGGCTTGAGGACGCCCTGGAGGCGGCTCGGGGACGAGGGCGTCAGCTCGAGGATgagctgaggaggaagagggcgTACGTAGAGAAAGTGGAGAGGCTCCAGAGCGCGCTGGCTCAGCTGCAGTCAACGTGCGAGAAGAGGGAGAGCCTAGAGATGAAGCTCAGGACGAGGTTGGAGCAGGAGCTGAGGAGTCTGAGGGCGCAGCAG AGGCAGTCTCAGCCGCCGGGACTGACTGTGAATTCACTCCAAGAGCGCCTGCGTGAGCGCGAGGAGCGGATTCTGGCCCTCGAAGCCGACATGGTGCGTTGGGAACAGAAGTACCTGGAGGAGAGCACCATGAGGCAGTTTGCCATGGAGGTGgctgccactgctgctgctcagag CTTTAACGAGGATCTGCCACTTCCCGATCACAGGAATCAGGAAATGGAAAACAG AATTCGAGCCCTTTATGCTCAGATACTGGAAAAAGATGCTGTGATAAAGATTCTCAACCAGCGGCTGCATCAGGATCAAAGTCGGAAGGCTGAGCAGAGTCCTCGAACAAACCTCGTGAACACGGTGGGAGCTGCACTCCGACCGGCTTCCTCCACTCCCTCCATCAGCACGGCTTGCAccaaggttaaag GCAAAAATCTGTCAGACGATCAGAGTTTGCCAGTCCGTCAGTTCTCTGCCCAGTCTGAACCTTCAACGCTCGAAAAGCAGCCGGAGGAAACCAAACCTACAGAGGAAACCAGCACAACTAAGCTAATCAACG ACAAGGCAGCACAGAAGAAAATGCTGTCTAATCCCTTCAGCGGCCTGGATGATCTGGAGTCGGAGGCAGTGGAAATTTTCATTTAA
- the LOC122841405 gene encoding uncharacterized protein LOC122841405, which yields MSSTGQDVEVPSTSQLVSYYGMVSSKDQIRAKNDQDQMSTNVPNETDPVLDSLPINSEELEEERSQSPDCIHTTSTAGNTEQIRAENDQDQMTTNVPNKTDPVLDSLPITSEELEEERSQSPDCIHTTSTAGNTEQIRAENDQDQMTTNVSNETDPVLDSLPITSEELEEEMFQSPDCTHTTSTAGNTEKIRAENDQDQMTTNVPNKTDPVLDSLPITSEELEEERSQSPDCIHTTSTAGNTEQIRAENDQDEMTTNVSNETDPVLDSLPITSEELKEEMSQRPYCTPTTSTAGNTEQCQKHHLMCTTVSSLEKCTQCFGPCSSFKWVGYQCKGKIFY from the exons ATGTCTTCAACTGGGCAAGATGTTGAGGTGCCATCCACATCACAGTTGGTTTCATACTATGGAATGGTATCAAGCAAAGACCAG atcagaGCTAAAAATGACCAGGATCAGATGTCAACCAATGTCCCAAATGAGACAGATCCAGTCCTGGATTCACTCCCCATCAATTcagag gAATTGGAAGAAGAAAGGTCCCAAAGTCCTGACTGTATTCATACAACTTCCACAGCTGGCAACACAGAACAG atcagaGCTGAAAATGACCAGGATCAGATGACAACCAATGTCCCAAACAAGACAGATCCAGTCCTGGATTCACTGCCCATCACTTcagag gAATTGGAAGAAGAAAGGTCCCAAAGTCCTGACTGTATTCATACAACTTCTACAGCTGGCAACACAGAACAG atcagaGCTGAAAATGACCAGGATCAGATGACAACCAATGTCTCAAATGAGACAGATCCAGTACTGGATTCACTGCCCATCACTTCAGAG gAATTGGAAGAAGAAATGTTCCAAAGTCCTGACTGTACTCATACAACTTCTACAGCTGGCAACACAGAAAAG atcagaGCTGAAAATGACCAGGATCAGATGACAACCAATGTCCCAAACAAGACAGATCCAGTCCTGGATTCACTGCCCATCACTTcagag gAATTGGAAGAAGAAAGGTCCCAAAGTCCTGACTGTATTCATACAACTTCCACAGCTGGCAACACAGAACAG atcagaGCTGAAAATGACCAGGATGAGATGACAACCAATGTCTCAAATGAGACAGATCCAGTACTGGATTCACTGCCCATCACTTcagag gAATTGAAAGAAGAAATGTCCCAAAGACCTTACTGTACTCCTACAACTTCTACAGCTGGCAACACAGAACAG TGTCAAAAACATCACCTGATGTGCACAACAGTATCCTCTTTGGAGAAGTGTACTCAGTGTTTTGGACCTTGTTCTTCATTCAAGTGGGTTGGTTACCAGTGCAAAGGtaagatattttattaa
- the LOC122841404 gene encoding angiomotin-like 2a isoform X1: MSSTEEPSGTVLHRLIQEQLRYGNPTDTRTLLAIQQQALRGGGGSGSNSGPSSGGEMSRTPRSSLESLTQEDPLLPHLSARQEPQGQEHQGDYHHSESGFQLHGEKLPTYEQAKAHSQYLSSHWAHTQLHEGQLVLHDGSFHEEAELLEPKCSHVRSLSEHLMQMSLGRREAAAKAASIKISSHSYPELPYYSPQCLQRMGQNADKRNPPPEYSSPMQGQGFIPHQVQEQVQAQPQRYVQSEHPGELPSYNTFNSLPPAGLEEPNQVELLMMENERLRQELEAHREKTGRIQKLEQEIQRISEAYETLMQGSSKRENLEQTLRRRLVAEIRRLQDFNRDLRENLEKARTHVAKEVEVADHNQNIMSKLLEQNEEQNAERERMEREMQRLRSTVEEQGLRTKRLEDALEAARGRGRQLEDELRRKRAYVEKVERLQSALAQLQSTCEKRESLEMKLRTRLEQELRSLRAQQRQSQPPGLTVNSLQERLREREERILALEADMVRWEQKYLEESTMRQFAMEVAATAAAQRDTTIINHSPCHSSNNSFNEDLPLPDHRNQEMENRIRALYAQILEKDAVIKILNQRLHQDQSRKAEQSPRTNLVNTVGAALRPASSTPSISTACTKVKGKNLSDDQSLPVRQFSAQSEPSTLEKQPEETKPTEETSTTKLINDKAAQKKMLSNPFSGLDDLESEAVEIFI, translated from the exons ATGTCGTCCACTGAGGAGCCGTCTGGCACGGTCCTACACCGGCTCATCCAGGAGCAGCTCCGCTATGGAAACCCCACGGACACTCGCACCTTACTGGCCATCCAGCAGCAGGCCCTGCGTGGAGGCGGAGGCAGTGGAAGCAACAGTGGACCCAGCAGTGGGGGTGAAATGAGCAGGACCCCCAGATCTTCTCTAGAAAGCCTCACTCAAGAGGATCCGCTGCTTCCCCACCTCTCAGCGAGGCAAGAGCCGCAGGGCCAGGAGCACCAAGGCGACTACCATCACTCAGAAAGCGGCTTTCAGCTGCACGGGGAAAAGCTGCCAACCTATGAGCAGGCCAAAGCACATTCCCAGTACCTGTCCTCTCACTGGGCCCACACGCAGCTCCATGAGGGGCAGCTCGTGTTGCATGACGGATCCTTCCATGAAGAAGCAGAACTGTTGGAGCCAAAATGCAGCCACGTGCGTTCACTCAGCGAGCATCTCATGCAGATGTCTCTGGGGAGACGAGAAGCAGCAGCCAAAGCTGCGTCCATCAAAATCAGCTCCCACAGCTACCCAGAGCTCCCCTACTACAGCCCACAGTGCCTTCAGAGGATGGGGCAAAACGCAGACAAACGCAATCCACCCCCAGAATACAGCAGCCCCATGCAGGGTCAGGGTTTTATCCCTCACCAGGTCCAGGAACAAGTGCAAGCTCAGCCCCAAAG ATATGTCCAGTCTGAACATCCAGGAGAATTACCCAGCTACAACACATTCAACAGCCTGCCACCTGCTGGCTTGGAGGAACCTAACCAGGTGGAGCTCTTGATGATGGAGAATGAGAGACTCAGACAAGAGCTGGAAGCTCACAGGGAGAAAACTGGCCGCATTCAAAAG ctggagcaggagattcAGCGCATTTCCGAGGCTTACGAGACACTGATGCAGGGCAGCAGTAAGAGGGAAAACCTGGAGCAGACGCTGAGGAGGAGGCTGGTGGCTGAGATCAGGAGGCTGCAGGATTTCAACAGAGATCTCAGAG aaaacctggaaaaagCCAGGACCCATGTTGCAAAAGAAGTAGAGGTGGCTGACCACAACCAGAACATCATGTCCAAACTCCTTGAACAAA atgagGAACAGAATGCTGAGCGGGAGCGTATGGAGCGGGAGATGCAGCGCCTGCGATCGACAGTGGAGGAGCAGGGCCTCAGGACAAAGCGGCTTGAGGACGCCCTGGAGGCGGCTCGGGGACGAGGGCGTCAGCTCGAGGATgagctgaggaggaagagggcgTACGTAGAGAAAGTGGAGAGGCTCCAGAGCGCGCTGGCTCAGCTGCAGTCAACGTGCGAGAAGAGGGAGAGCCTAGAGATGAAGCTCAGGACGAGGTTGGAGCAGGAGCTGAGGAGTCTGAGGGCGCAGCAG AGGCAGTCTCAGCCGCCGGGACTGACTGTGAATTCACTCCAAGAGCGCCTGCGTGAGCGCGAGGAGCGGATTCTGGCCCTCGAAGCCGACATGGTGCGTTGGGAACAGAAGTACCTGGAGGAGAGCACCATGAGGCAGTTTGCCATGGAGGTGgctgccactgctgctgctcagag agaCACCACCATCATTAACCACTCTCCCTGCCACTCCTCTAACAACAGCTTTAACGAGGATCTGCCACTTCCCGATCACAGGAATCAGGAAATGGAAAACAG AATTCGAGCCCTTTATGCTCAGATACTGGAAAAAGATGCTGTGATAAAGATTCTCAACCAGCGGCTGCATCAGGATCAAAGTCGGAAGGCTGAGCAGAGTCCTCGAACAAACCTCGTGAACACGGTGGGAGCTGCACTCCGACCGGCTTCCTCCACTCCCTCCATCAGCACGGCTTGCAccaaggttaaag GCAAAAATCTGTCAGACGATCAGAGTTTGCCAGTCCGTCAGTTCTCTGCCCAGTCTGAACCTTCAACGCTCGAAAAGCAGCCGGAGGAAACCAAACCTACAGAGGAAACCAGCACAACTAAGCTAATCAACG ACAAGGCAGCACAGAAGAAAATGCTGTCTAATCCCTTCAGCGGCCTGGATGATCTGGAGTCGGAGGCAGTGGAAATTTTCATTTAA
- the LOC122841406 gene encoding flocculation protein FLO11-like, giving the protein MEKGHVSTLQGKSLDDIEIEDEIELSEDEEKEDLSDLDDCDSEEPEEPVEPEEPVEPVEPVEPEEPVEPEESVEPDQSKNMDDLLGAVSSAAEEIVPSVEETSSVAPRRQPKKPWSSAEISAVMRHFKAHIGKGKLATKSECNHCKLVEGPVLAQRTAQNIRDFVRNRGITAKRQAQKKRL; this is encoded by the exons ATGGAGAAAGGACACGTATCTACCCTGCAAGGAAAATCCCTTGATGACATCGAAATTGAAG ATGAAATAGAACTAAGTGaggatgaagaaaaagaagatttaagTGATTTGGATGACTGTGATTCTGAGGAACCTGAGGAACCTGTTGAACCTGAGGAACCTGTTGAACCTGTGGAACCTGTGGAACCTGAGGAACCTGTGGAACCTGAGGAATCTGTGGAACCTGACCAAAGCAAGAATATGGATGATTTGT TGGGAGCAGTGTCATCGGCAGCAGAGGAAATTGTTCCTTCTGTTGAAG AGACCTCCTCTGTTGCACCCAGAAGACAACCAAAAAAACCATGGTCAAGTGCTGAGATTTCTGCTGTTATGAGGCATTTTAAAGCTCACATAGGTAAAGGAAAACTTGCCACTAAAAGTGAGTGCAATCATTGCAAGTTGGTGGAAGGTCCTGTGCTGGCTCAAAGAACAGCACAAAACATCAGGGACTTTGTGAGAAACCGTGGAATAACTGCTAAGAGGCAGGCACAAAAGAAAAGGCTCTAG